In Chromobacterium rhizoryzae, one genomic interval encodes:
- a CDS encoding ABC transporter ATP-binding protein: MSAQIEVQQVQKVFKTPGGDVIALRDIQLDIQPGEFVCLLGPSGCGKSTLLNAIAGFAPPSGGEILVAGQRVAAPGPDRGMVFQEYALFPWMTVEQNIGFGLEIQKRSPAEIRAAVEPLLDKLHLRDFRHRFPKDLSGGMRQRVAIARVLALDSPVMLMDEPFGALDALTRRSLQDELLRIWQESGKTIIFVTHSIEESIYLADRVVVMTYRPGTIKRDVRVELPRPRDPSAPGFNDLKRELTRLVMEEHSRHEAAELQAAVD, encoded by the coding sequence ATGAGCGCCCAGATCGAAGTGCAACAGGTGCAAAAAGTATTCAAGACGCCGGGCGGCGACGTAATCGCCCTGCGCGACATCCAGCTGGACATCCAGCCCGGCGAGTTCGTCTGCCTGCTGGGCCCGTCCGGCTGCGGCAAATCCACGCTGCTCAACGCCATCGCCGGCTTCGCGCCGCCCAGCGGCGGCGAGATTCTGGTGGCCGGACAGCGCGTCGCCGCGCCCGGGCCGGACCGCGGCATGGTGTTTCAGGAGTACGCGCTGTTTCCGTGGATGACGGTGGAACAGAACATAGGCTTCGGCCTGGAAATCCAGAAACGCTCCCCGGCCGAGATCCGCGCCGCGGTGGAGCCGCTGCTGGACAAGCTGCACCTGCGCGACTTCCGCCACCGCTTCCCCAAGGACCTGTCCGGCGGCATGCGCCAGCGGGTGGCGATTGCGCGGGTGCTGGCGCTGGATTCGCCGGTGATGCTGATGGACGAGCCCTTCGGCGCGCTGGACGCGCTGACCCGGCGCTCCTTGCAGGACGAGCTGCTGCGCATCTGGCAGGAGAGCGGCAAGACCATCATCTTCGTCACCCACAGCATCGAGGAATCCATCTACCTGGCGGACCGGGTGGTGGTGATGACCTACCGCCCCGGCACCATCAAGCGCGACGTTCGGGTGGAGCTGCCGCGCCCGCGCGACCCCAGCGCGCCGGGCTTCAACGATCTGAAACGGGAGCTGACCCGGCTGGTGATGGAGGAACATTCACGCCACGAAGCCGCGGAACTGCAAGCTGCGGTAGACTGA
- a CDS encoding ABC transporter permease, which produces MQQTVFSRLGQAWSSLAVPIAIVLIWQASSSLGWINPQILPSPLAVLQKWLAYWQPLEAYDPASGGYLAWLLSGELVHDVAASLWRVVLGFALGGGLGLLLGLFMGVSDPVYRAFNPLIQFLRPIPPIAWTPLSILWFGLGNPPAVFLITIGAFFPILMNTISGVRNVDGIYIRAARNLGASRATLFRRVILPAATPFIFTGARVGMGTAFIVVIVAEMIAVNSGVGYRIMEAREYFWTDKVIAGMVTIGILGLLIDMLMQGLNNRLLKWHRGIDQ; this is translated from the coding sequence ATGCAGCAGACTGTGTTTTCCCGGCTGGGCCAGGCCTGGTCCAGCCTGGCGGTGCCCATCGCCATCGTGCTGATCTGGCAGGCCAGTTCCAGCCTGGGCTGGATCAATCCGCAAATCCTGCCCTCGCCGCTGGCGGTATTGCAAAAGTGGCTGGCTTACTGGCAGCCGCTGGAAGCCTACGATCCAGCCTCCGGCGGCTATCTCGCCTGGCTGCTGTCCGGCGAGCTGGTCCACGACGTGGCGGCCAGCCTGTGGCGGGTGGTGCTGGGCTTTGCGCTGGGCGGCGGCCTGGGCTTGCTGCTGGGGCTGTTCATGGGCGTCAGCGACCCGGTGTACCGGGCCTTCAACCCCTTGATCCAGTTCCTGCGGCCGATCCCGCCCATCGCCTGGACCCCGCTGTCCATCCTGTGGTTCGGCCTGGGCAATCCGCCGGCGGTGTTCCTCATCACCATAGGCGCTTTCTTCCCCATCCTGATGAACACCATTTCCGGCGTGCGCAATGTGGACGGCATCTATATCCGCGCCGCGCGCAACCTGGGCGCCAGCCGCGCCACCCTGTTCCGCCGGGTGATCCTGCCGGCGGCCACGCCCTTCATCTTCACCGGCGCGCGGGTGGGCATGGGCACCGCCTTCATCGTGGTGATCGTGGCGGAGATGATCGCGGTGAACAGCGGCGTCGGCTACCGCATCATGGAGGCGCGCGAGTATTTCTGGACCGACAAGGTCATCGCCGGCATGGTCACCATCGGCATTCTCGGCCTGTTGATCGACATGCTGATGCAGGGGCTGAACAACCGCCTGCTGAAATGGCATCGCGGCATCGACCAGTAA
- a CDS encoding sigma-54-dependent transcriptional regulator, whose protein sequence is MKPSPNVRAGVIYVEDDPAVRMATLQSLELAGLPVQAYADAESALTALRRDERAVLLSDVRLPGLSGLELMEQALNQDRELPVILVTGHGDIAMAVAATRAGAYDFIEKPYAPGRLIETVQRALDKRRLTLENRELRASLARSNGPVLIGHSPAMQALRETLANVADTDADVLIHGETGTGKEMVAQALHAWSRRRERHFVPLNCAGLPESIFESEIFGHEAGAFTGALKRRIGKIEYASGGTLFLDEIEGMPLALQAKLLRVLQQRVVERLGSNSLIPVDCRVVAATKDDLALASRERRFREDLYYRLNVVSLRLPPLRERREDIPDLFQWFVEQAAARFDRPAPDTPPALLGRLQAQTWPGNVRELRNAAERYVLGVAPDDGEAAAYAPSALDARVDAYEKQLIEQALLRTQGQVMQAAELLGIPRKTLYNKFAKHGIDPDGYRA, encoded by the coding sequence ATGAAACCCTCCCCCAACGTCCGCGCGGGCGTGATCTACGTTGAAGACGACCCGGCCGTGCGCATGGCCACGCTGCAATCGCTGGAATTGGCCGGCCTGCCGGTGCAGGCCTACGCCGACGCCGAAAGCGCGCTGACCGCGCTGAGGCGCGACGAGCGCGCCGTCCTGCTCAGCGATGTGCGCCTGCCCGGCCTCAGCGGCCTGGAGCTGATGGAACAGGCGCTGAACCAGGACCGGGAGCTGCCGGTGATCCTGGTCACCGGCCACGGCGACATCGCGATGGCGGTGGCGGCCACCCGCGCCGGCGCCTACGACTTCATCGAAAAGCCCTATGCGCCGGGCCGGCTGATCGAAACGGTGCAACGCGCGCTGGACAAGCGCCGGCTGACGCTGGAAAACCGCGAACTGCGCGCCAGCCTGGCGCGCAGCAACGGACCGGTGCTGATCGGCCATAGCCCGGCCATGCAGGCGCTGCGCGAGACGCTGGCCAATGTCGCCGACACCGACGCCGACGTGCTGATCCACGGCGAAACCGGCACCGGCAAGGAAATGGTGGCGCAGGCGCTGCACGCCTGGAGCCGTCGCCGCGAGCGTCATTTCGTGCCGCTGAACTGCGCCGGCCTGCCGGAATCCATTTTCGAGAGCGAAATTTTCGGCCACGAGGCCGGCGCCTTCACCGGCGCGCTCAAGCGCCGCATCGGCAAGATAGAGTACGCCAGCGGCGGCACCCTCTTCCTCGACGAAATCGAAGGCATGCCGCTGGCCTTGCAGGCCAAGCTCCTGCGGGTGTTGCAACAGCGGGTGGTGGAAAGACTGGGCTCCAACAGCCTGATCCCGGTGGACTGCCGGGTGGTGGCCGCCACCAAGGACGATCTGGCCCTGGCCAGCCGGGAGCGGCGCTTCCGCGAAGACTTGTATTACCGGCTCAATGTGGTGTCGCTGCGGCTGCCGCCGCTGCGCGAACGGCGCGAGGACATCCCGGACTTGTTCCAATGGTTCGTGGAGCAAGCGGCGGCGCGCTTCGACCGCCCGGCGCCGGACACGCCGCCGGCGCTATTGGGCCGCCTGCAGGCGCAGACCTGGCCGGGCAATGTGCGCGAGCTGCGCAACGCGGCGGAGCGCTATGTGCTGGGCGTGGCGCCGGACGACGGCGAAGCCGCGGCCTACGCGCCCAGCGCGCTGGACGCGAGGGTGGACGCCTACGAGAAGCAATTGATCGAGCAGGCGCTGCTGCGCACCCAGGGCCAGGTGATGCAGGCGGCGGAGCTGCTGGGCATTCCGCGCAAGACGCTGTACAACAAGTTCGCCAAGCACGGCATAGACCCGGACGGCTACCGCGCCTGA
- a CDS encoding methyl-accepting chemotaxis protein: MKLAVRLGGVVLCAGLGLCVVAGFALHTLRSTLLEDRKAQIGSLVHLAGQQVAMYQKQEQSGKLKREEAQRRAVEAMSGLRDKGNYVFARDASDLVLVHPDRRKLGKRDTGGKLPDGRTLVQAYRDALSNGDFGFALVRTKRPNGNEVLPKLNAVMRIPDWNWTIGTGVFMDDVESQFNGLALKLSGIGLAVLAVVTLLAWRVAASIFRLIGGEAEAAAATARAMAAGDLSQTLERAPSEGSLMDAFAGMQRSLRQLIERLQDGSAQLERSVGGLSGRMQQIHGQVEQSAAASAGAAETTAGMLDGVAEVSRRSAESESDSANACALADEGEGLVRRAAEEIQAVSGQVAAASGCIGELAERCRAIDVTAAVIKDIADQTNLLALNAAIEAARAGELGRGFAVVADEVRKLADRSGEATRQIAATIQAIQADTDSVVASMGEVGPRVDSGVAMARQAADALQRIRGGAQSARDNIRAVAGAAAAQAEANREVAGNMEQVAGLAGQTRATALAAEAEVEALETLAAGLRQAAASFRL, encoded by the coding sequence ATGAAACTGGCTGTCCGTTTGGGGGGCGTGGTGTTGTGCGCCGGGCTGGGCCTGTGCGTGGTGGCCGGATTCGCCTTGCACACCTTGCGTTCCACCCTGCTGGAGGACCGCAAGGCGCAGATCGGCAGCCTGGTGCACCTGGCGGGCCAGCAGGTGGCGATGTACCAGAAGCAGGAGCAAAGCGGCAAGCTCAAGCGCGAGGAGGCGCAGCGGCGCGCGGTCGAAGCGATGTCCGGACTGCGCGACAAGGGCAACTACGTGTTCGCGCGCGACGCGTCGGACCTGGTGCTGGTGCACCCGGACCGGCGCAAGCTGGGCAAGCGGGACACCGGCGGCAAGCTGCCGGACGGCCGCACCCTGGTGCAGGCCTACCGCGACGCGCTGTCGAACGGCGATTTCGGCTTTGCGCTGGTGCGCACCAAGCGGCCCAACGGCAACGAGGTGCTGCCCAAACTCAATGCGGTGATGCGGATACCGGACTGGAACTGGACCATAGGCACAGGCGTGTTCATGGACGATGTGGAAAGCCAGTTCAACGGCCTGGCGCTCAAGCTCTCCGGCATCGGCCTGGCGGTGTTGGCGGTGGTGACGCTGCTGGCCTGGCGCGTGGCCGCGTCCATTTTCCGCTTGATCGGGGGCGAGGCGGAGGCGGCCGCGGCGACGGCGCGGGCGATGGCGGCCGGCGATCTGAGCCAGACATTGGAGCGCGCGCCGAGCGAGGGCAGCCTGATGGACGCCTTCGCCGGCATGCAGCGCAGCTTGCGCCAGCTGATCGAACGTTTGCAGGACGGTTCCGCCCAGCTGGAGCGTTCGGTGGGCGGTTTGTCCGGACGCATGCAGCAGATTCACGGCCAGGTGGAGCAATCGGCGGCGGCCAGCGCCGGCGCCGCGGAAACCACCGCCGGCATGCTGGACGGCGTGGCCGAGGTGTCGCGCCGCAGCGCGGAGAGCGAGTCGGACTCCGCCAACGCCTGCGCGCTGGCGGACGAGGGCGAAGGCCTGGTGCGCCGCGCGGCCGAGGAGATCCAGGCGGTGTCCGGCCAGGTGGCGGCGGCCTCCGGCTGCATAGGCGAACTGGCCGAGCGCTGCCGCGCGATCGACGTCACCGCCGCGGTGATCAAGGACATCGCCGACCAGACCAATCTCTTGGCGCTGAACGCGGCGATTGAAGCCGCGCGCGCCGGCGAGCTGGGCCGCGGCTTCGCGGTGGTGGCGGACGAGGTGCGCAAGCTGGCCGACCGCAGCGGCGAGGCCACGCGCCAGATCGCCGCCACCATCCAGGCGATTCAGGCGGACACCGATTCCGTGGTGGCCAGCATGGGCGAGGTGGGGCCGCGGGTGGACAGCGGCGTGGCCATGGCCCGGCAGGCCGCGGACGCTTTGCAGCGCATCCGCGGCGGCGCGCAGTCCGCGCGCGACAATATCCGCGCGGTGGCCGGCGCCGCCGCGGCGCAGGCCGAGGCCAACCGCGAGGTGGCCGGCAATATGGAGCAGGTGGCCGGCCTGGCCGGACAGACCCGCGCCACCGCCCTGGCGGCCGAGGCCGAGGTGGAAGCGCTGGAGACGCTGGCCGCCGGGCTGCGGCAGGCGGCGGCCAGCTTCAGGCTGTGA
- a CDS encoding DUF6348 family protein, translated as MSAHVPEAQAALDPTPLLAQLLAAHGLPCQEAKGWLLPQGQLPAIGAHWTPGENNGRLDIHVLLENDIRLMESFAGLGAGREGLNDALENFSANVLHVLLAGLWGVRDEAQVTERRWEIAGRDYMAYIGNFGLRGGADRLEQALFEALFRQATAALRAETLSGDAHWTRLFFCNLNGEFVSEALLDNQRWEAGLSLLDALPWPAAQGYYSLRHFMLLRAV; from the coding sequence TTGTCTGCCCACGTTCCGGAAGCCCAAGCCGCGCTCGACCCCACGCCGCTGCTGGCGCAATTATTGGCCGCCCACGGCCTGCCCTGCCAGGAGGCCAAGGGCTGGCTGCTGCCGCAGGGCCAACTGCCGGCCATAGGCGCTCACTGGACGCCGGGCGAGAACAACGGCCGGCTGGACATCCACGTGCTGTTGGAAAACGACATCCGCTTGATGGAAAGCTTCGCCGGCCTGGGCGCGGGCCGGGAAGGGCTGAACGACGCGCTGGAAAATTTCAGCGCCAATGTGCTGCATGTGTTGCTGGCCGGCCTGTGGGGCGTCCGCGACGAAGCGCAAGTCACCGAACGGCGCTGGGAAATCGCCGGCCGCGACTATATGGCCTATATCGGCAATTTCGGCCTGCGCGGCGGCGCCGATCGGCTGGAGCAAGCCTTGTTCGAGGCGCTGTTCCGCCAAGCCACCGCCGCGCTGCGCGCGGAAACGCTGTCCGGCGACGCGCATTGGACCCGGCTGTTCTTCTGCAATCTGAACGGCGAGTTCGTCTCCGAGGCGCTGCTGGACAATCAACGCTGGGAAGCGGGCCTGAGCCTGTTGGACGCGCTGCCGTGGCCGGCGGCGCAGGGCTATTACAGCCTGCGCCATTTCATGCTGCTGCGCGCGGTGTGA
- a CDS encoding ATP-binding protein, with the protein MLARALRFLLKSLPSLFLLALALGGGWVLASRMLLTEAEREGRHRAEMHAANLGATLEQYRYLPYVLALNQDILNLLADPRNPRRVEALNRYLEQVNRQSRTSALFIVNVDGIALASSNWMSPYSFVGNSYAFRPYFQQALAGRSGSFYGIGSTSREPGYFLSWPVLSGRRVVGVAVVKVSLAPLEEAWRKGAEPVLVSDRHGVAFLSANPDWKFATWQPLPPAVRRQIDATRQYLGAKLHPFALLQPHAGWREQAWLAPDSERKLLAGRYLQIRQTLPQTGWTLTLLVDMHGRNLTLLAIMSTLLASGLGLLTLWHYRRLRLSRLREQLAAQQALQQAHDQLERKVAERTRDLALSNTQLSAEIRERIQTENSLRITRGQLAEASKLAALGQMAAGVAHEINQPLAALRAFADNAVTLLQRGRPDDASDNLGQISQLVERIAHITRDLKTFARRHRGPLGQTNPLAALRDTLTLLQPALREARVELELDLPPRCPDIACDAIGLEQVFTNLLGNAIDAMRPQGRGRLEISLLHKAGMLEFRLRDHGPGIADADLPHLFEPFYSTKPRGQGLGLGLAIVQEIVEQSGGRIEACNHPDGGARFIINWPCESAS; encoded by the coding sequence ATGCTCGCACGCGCGTTGCGTTTCCTGCTGAAAAGCCTGCCCTCCCTCTTCTTGCTGGCCTTGGCGCTGGGCGGCGGCTGGGTGTTGGCCAGCCGCATGCTGCTGACCGAAGCGGAGCGCGAGGGCCGGCATCGGGCGGAGATGCACGCCGCCAACCTCGGCGCCACGCTGGAGCAATACCGCTACCTGCCCTATGTGCTGGCGCTGAACCAGGACATCCTCAACCTGCTGGCGGACCCGCGCAATCCGCGGCGGGTGGAGGCGTTGAACCGCTATCTGGAACAGGTGAACCGGCAGTCGCGCACCTCGGCGCTCTTCATCGTCAACGTGGACGGCATCGCGCTGGCGTCCAGCAACTGGATGTCGCCGTACAGCTTCGTCGGCAACAGCTACGCCTTCCGTCCCTATTTTCAGCAGGCGCTGGCCGGCCGGTCCGGCAGCTTTTACGGCATAGGCAGCACCAGCCGCGAGCCGGGCTATTTCCTGTCCTGGCCGGTCTTGTCCGGCCGCCGCGTCGTGGGCGTGGCGGTGGTCAAGGTCAGCCTGGCGCCGCTGGAGGAAGCCTGGCGCAAGGGCGCGGAGCCGGTCTTGGTCAGCGACCGCCACGGCGTGGCCTTTCTCAGCGCCAACCCGGACTGGAAGTTCGCCACCTGGCAGCCGCTGCCGCCGGCGGTGCGCCGCCAGATCGACGCCACCCGCCAATACCTGGGCGCCAAACTGCATCCCTTCGCGCTGCTGCAACCGCACGCGGGTTGGCGCGAACAGGCCTGGCTGGCGCCGGACAGCGAGCGCAAGCTGCTGGCCGGCCGCTATCTGCAAATCCGCCAGACCCTGCCGCAAACCGGCTGGACGCTGACCTTGCTGGTGGACATGCACGGCCGCAACCTCACCTTGCTGGCCATCATGAGCACGCTGCTGGCCAGCGGCCTGGGCCTGCTGACGCTGTGGCACTACCGGCGGCTGCGGCTGAGCCGGCTGCGGGAGCAACTGGCGGCGCAACAGGCTTTGCAGCAGGCCCACGACCAGCTGGAGCGCAAAGTGGCGGAACGCACCCGCGATCTGGCGCTGAGCAACACCCAGCTGTCGGCGGAAATCCGCGAGCGCATCCAGACGGAAAACAGCCTGCGCATCACCCGCGGCCAATTGGCCGAGGCCAGCAAGCTGGCGGCGCTGGGCCAGATGGCGGCCGGGGTCGCCCATGAAATCAACCAGCCGCTGGCGGCGCTGCGCGCCTTCGCCGACAACGCGGTGACCCTGTTGCAGCGCGGCCGCCCGGACGACGCCAGCGACAATCTGGGCCAGATTTCCCAGTTGGTGGAGCGCATCGCCCACATCACCCGGGACCTGAAAACCTTCGCCCGCCGCCACCGCGGCCCGCTGGGCCAGACCAATCCGCTCGCCGCGCTGCGCGACACGCTGACCTTGCTGCAGCCGGCGCTGCGCGAGGCCCGGGTGGAGTTGGAGCTGGACCTGCCGCCGCGCTGTCCCGACATCGCTTGCGACGCCATCGGCCTGGAGCAGGTGTTCACCAATCTGCTGGGCAACGCCATAGACGCGATGCGGCCGCAAGGGCGAGGCCGGCTGGAGATCAGCCTGCTGCACAAGGCGGGCATGCTGGAATTCCGCCTGCGCGACCACGGCCCCGGCATCGCCGACGCCGATCTGCCGCATCTGTTCGAGCCCTTTTACAGCACCAAGCCGCGCGGCCAGGGCCTGGGCCTGGGGCTGGCCATCGTGCAGGAAATCGTCGAACAGTCCGGCGGCCGCATCGAAGCCTGCAACCACCCGGACGGCGGCGCCCGCTTCATCATCAACTGGCCTTGCGAGTCCGCCTCATGA